Proteins from a genomic interval of Sphingobacterium lactis:
- a CDS encoding RrF2 family transcriptional regulator, producing MLSKKTKYAIKALMVLGRNYGKEPMQIGKIAEEERIPKKFLEQILLEMRNAGILYSKKGAGGGYSLNKAPEDIYLSQVMRLIDGPIALLPCVSLNFYRSCEECVEEHACGIRDTFVEVRNAMLQILNDTSVLHLINKEKELNLDVEKD from the coding sequence ATGCTTTCAAAGAAAACAAAATACGCTATTAAAGCCCTTATGGTATTGGGCAGGAATTACGGGAAAGAACCGATGCAGATCGGCAAGATTGCCGAGGAAGAACGGATTCCGAAGAAATTCCTGGAGCAGATATTATTGGAGATGCGCAATGCAGGGATCCTGTATTCCAAAAAGGGCGCAGGAGGCGGCTATAGCTTAAATAAGGCGCCAGAGGACATCTATCTGTCGCAGGTAATGCGTTTGATCGATGGACCCATCGCCCTATTGCCTTGTGTCAGTCTGAATTTCTACCGTTCCTGTGAGGAGTGTGTGGAAGAGCATGCCTGTGGTATCCGCGATACCTTCGTGGAGGTGCGCAACGCCATGTTGCAGATCCTGAACGATACCAGTGTCCTCCATTTGATCAATAAAGAAAAGGAATTGAATCTCGACGTCGAGAAGGATTAA
- a CDS encoding transposase — METIEREFEFAERTSKKQPFDKRLILHMLDQIELGVPRRDLMEQYGVSEVSLIRWMKKFGRQPIGAKRYTTELKRSVIRAVQDGMSAYRAGNTFDISCGTVSRWVREYKGKNTELSSPEPDDMANKKPVDPKEAEILALKKALEYANLKIRALDTMIDIAEEQLKIDIRKKSGAKRS; from the coding sequence ATGGAAACAATAGAAAGAGAGTTTGAGTTCGCTGAGCGGACCAGTAAGAAGCAGCCATTCGACAAGCGTTTGATCCTCCACATGCTGGATCAGATCGAACTTGGGGTCCCCCGCCGGGACCTGATGGAACAGTACGGTGTCTCCGAAGTGAGCCTGATCCGCTGGATGAAGAAGTTCGGGCGACAGCCCATTGGGGCAAAGCGGTATACCACCGAGCTGAAGCGTTCAGTGATCAGGGCGGTCCAGGACGGGATGAGCGCCTACCGGGCGGGGAACACCTTTGATATCTCCTGCGGTACGGTCTCCAGATGGGTCAGGGAATATAAGGGGAAAAATACCGAACTTAGTTCCCCAGAACCCGATGATATGGCCAACAAGAAACCCGTAGACCCCAAAGAGGCAGAGATCCTGGCCCTGAAGAAGGCCCTGGAATATGCAAACCTGAAGATCAGGGCATTGGATACCATGATCGATATTGCCGAGGAACAGCTCAAGATCGACATCAGAAAAAAGTCTGGTGCCAAGCGGTCGTAA
- a CDS encoding cytochrome-c peroxidase — MKRILVIGLVLGLAVISTAFLGEKEIQDLRAMYSRPVSEWPKPTIDSGVQWEEFKSLPKLDTSYFSLMEQPKVRLGKLLFFDPILSGSNQISCSSCHNPQTAWGDHSTVPVGHDHLVGNRNTISLLNVHARKTMFWDGRAHSLEEQALSPIEAHNEMAMDLTKLVPKLKAIEGYRTLFKEAFGDDEFSMPEIMSALATFQRTLTSKRSRFDEFLDGKYTALNDEEIKGLHLFRTKARCMNCHNGQYFTDEEFHNIGLTYYKRKYEDLGRYIVTKNPQDVGKFRTPSLRDVMNTNPWMHNGLFDNMTGVINMYNSGMTMNNPRNAEQEADPMFPRTDPLLKKLDLTREEIQQVKAFMEAITATKYRMPRPEKLPR, encoded by the coding sequence ATGAAGAGAATATTGGTTATTGGCTTGGTATTGGGGCTTGCTGTTATCAGCACGGCCTTTTTGGGAGAGAAAGAAATTCAGGATCTACGAGCGATGTACAGTCGGCCAGTTTCGGAATGGCCCAAGCCGACCATTGACTCCGGTGTGCAATGGGAGGAATTCAAATCATTGCCCAAACTGGATACCAGTTACTTTTCGCTCATGGAACAACCTAAAGTTAGGTTAGGGAAATTATTGTTCTTTGACCCCATTCTCTCGGGTTCAAACCAGATTTCCTGTAGTTCTTGCCACAATCCCCAGACTGCCTGGGGCGATCATTCCACTGTTCCCGTGGGGCATGACCACCTTGTGGGTAACCGAAACACCATTTCTTTGCTGAATGTCCATGCCCGCAAGACGATGTTCTGGGATGGACGTGCGCATTCCTTGGAGGAACAGGCATTGAGCCCGATCGAAGCGCATAATGAGATGGCGATGGACCTGACCAAATTGGTGCCGAAATTAAAAGCAATAGAGGGCTACCGTACCCTTTTCAAGGAGGCCTTTGGCGACGATGAGTTTTCCATGCCGGAAATTATGAGTGCCCTAGCCACCTTCCAACGAACCCTGACCAGTAAAAGAAGCCGCTTTGATGAGTTCTTGGATGGGAAATATACAGCCCTCAATGATGAAGAGATCAAAGGGTTGCACCTTTTCCGGACCAAAGCCCGCTGCATGAATTGCCACAATGGCCAATATTTCACGGATGAGGAGTTCCATAACATCGGATTGACCTACTATAAACGGAAATATGAAGATCTTGGTCGCTATATCGTCACCAAAAACCCACAGGATGTCGGCAAATTCCGAACTCCGTCCCTTCGGGATGTCATGAATACCAACCCTTGGATGCACAATGGCCTCTTCGATAACATGACCGGCGTAATCAATATGTACAATTCGGGGATGACCATGAACAACCCACGGAATGCGGAACAGGAGGCCGACCCAATGTTCCCACGTACGGATCCCTTACTGAAAAAGCTGGATCTGACCCGTGAGGAAATCCAACAGGTCAAAGCGTTTATGGAAGCCATTACAGCAACCAAGTACCGCATGCCACGGCCAGAAAAACTGCCCCGGTAA
- a CDS encoding UDP-N-acetylmuramoyl-tripeptide--D-alanyl-D-alanine ligase — protein MQTAQLYQIYQEFPTVCTDTRQISKDCLFFALKGDNFNGNSFADQALEAGAKYVIIDDSTFYREDPAYILVEDVLTALQDLARFHRKHLTMPVIGITGTNGKTTSKELLHAVLSQKYSTYATKGNLNNHIGVPLTILSLKSDLDIAIVEMGANHVGEIAFLAEIAQPTHGFITNVGKAHLEGFGSFEGVMKAKGELYDFLKDSKGQIYVQGDNTHLMEMAAERQLEDVIYYGFNPANDVRGGLIVADPYLTIFWNSNTHSDKQHVQTHLTGAYNIENMLAAVALGETFTLSTEQINAGLANYIPQNNRSQITKTARNTIIADYYNANASSMAAALGNLEVIQADKKAAILGDMFEMGDQSEPEHRKVIEQAKALGIDKLVFVGKAFYALKDAEADYYETTADFKAALLNEPLTDYMILLKASRGMAFEKLMEEL, from the coding sequence ATGCAAACAGCACAACTCTACCAGATCTACCAAGAATTTCCGACCGTGTGTACCGATACCCGACAGATCAGCAAGGACTGTCTTTTCTTTGCGCTCAAGGGAGATAATTTCAATGGCAACAGTTTTGCCGACCAAGCGTTGGAGGCTGGTGCGAAGTATGTCATTATCGACGACAGCACCTTTTATCGGGAAGATCCTGCCTATATTTTGGTGGAGGATGTTCTGACCGCATTGCAGGATTTGGCGAGGTTCCACAGGAAACATCTGACCATGCCGGTCATTGGCATCACGGGAACCAACGGCAAAACCACCAGCAAGGAACTGCTCCATGCCGTGCTTTCCCAGAAGTACAGCACCTATGCTACCAAAGGCAACCTGAACAACCACATCGGCGTTCCATTGACCATCCTATCGCTAAAATCCGATCTGGATATCGCCATTGTCGAAATGGGAGCCAATCACGTTGGGGAGATTGCTTTCCTGGCCGAAATAGCGCAGCCTACGCACGGATTTATCACCAACGTGGGCAAAGCCCATCTGGAAGGATTCGGTTCGTTTGAGGGCGTCATGAAGGCCAAAGGAGAGCTCTACGACTTCCTGAAGGATTCCAAAGGACAGATCTATGTACAGGGAGACAATACGCACCTGATGGAGATGGCGGCGGAAAGGCAATTGGAGGACGTAATCTATTATGGATTCAATCCGGCAAATGATGTCCGTGGCGGACTTATCGTGGCGGATCCCTACCTGACCATTTTCTGGAACAGCAACACCCATTCCGATAAACAACACGTCCAAACCCACCTGACCGGAGCCTATAACATCGAAAACATGCTCGCTGCAGTCGCCCTGGGTGAAACCTTTACCCTCAGTACAGAACAGATCAATGCCGGATTGGCAAACTATATCCCGCAGAACAACCGTTCGCAAATCACCAAAACCGCGAGAAACACCATTATCGCGGATTACTACAATGCCAACGCCAGTAGCATGGCCGCAGCGTTGGGAAACCTGGAAGTCATCCAAGCGGATAAGAAAGCCGCCATCCTCGGCGATATGTTCGAAATGGGCGATCAAAGCGAACCTGAACACCGCAAAGTAATTGAACAAGCAAAAGCACTCGGAATCGATAAATTAGTTTTTGTGGGTAAAGCATTTTACGCCCTGAAAGATGCAGAAGCGGATTATTATGAAACCACAGCAGACTTTAAAGCAGCACTGCTAAACGAACCATTGACCGACTACATGATCTTACTGAAGGCATCCCGTGGGATGGCGTTTGAAAAGTTGATGGAGGAGCTGTGA
- the pfkA gene encoding 6-phosphofructokinase: MSNIKNIAVLTSGGDSPGMNAGIRAVVRSGIYNGVNMFGVRRGYDGLVQGDITPMDAKSVANIIQRGGTILKTARSDEFRTVEGRQKAYENLKKLNIDALVVIGGDGTFTGASKFIEEFDMPIIGLPGTIDNDLNGTDFTIGYDTAINTVVDAVDKIRDTAESHDRLFVVEVMGRDSGLIALRSGISTGAEAVLIPELEVDYDAIMKRLDKTRKNKSSRIIIVAEGDKEGGMVVAEKIQANFPAYDVRLSILGHIQRGGKPTCMDRVLASRLGVAAVEGLLEGRKGEMAGLICGNVQFTPFNKAIKHIDKINENLTRIVEILSL, translated from the coding sequence ATGAGCAACATAAAGAATATCGCAGTTTTAACGTCAGGAGGTGACTCTCCGGGTATGAATGCCGGCATCCGTGCCGTAGTCAGATCTGGAATCTATAACGGAGTAAACATGTTCGGTGTCCGCAGAGGATATGACGGATTGGTTCAGGGGGACATCACCCCAATGGATGCCAAATCCGTAGCCAACATTATCCAGCGTGGGGGAACCATCCTAAAGACAGCAAGAAGCGATGAATTCCGTACTGTTGAAGGCCGTCAGAAAGCCTACGAGAACCTGAAGAAATTAAATATCGATGCCCTTGTTGTCATCGGTGGTGACGGAACCTTTACCGGAGCGTCCAAATTCATTGAGGAATTTGACATGCCGATCATTGGTCTTCCAGGCACGATCGACAACGACCTGAACGGTACCGATTTTACCATCGGCTATGACACAGCAATCAACACCGTAGTTGATGCCGTGGATAAGATCCGTGATACCGCAGAATCCCATGACCGCCTATTCGTTGTGGAAGTGATGGGTCGTGACTCCGGACTTATTGCCTTACGTTCGGGTATCAGTACCGGTGCAGAGGCTGTTTTGATTCCGGAGCTTGAGGTGGACTATGACGCCATCATGAAGCGCCTGGATAAAACCAGAAAGAACAAATCATCCCGTATCATCATTGTTGCCGAAGGTGACAAGGAAGGCGGAATGGTCGTTGCGGAAAAAATCCAAGCGAATTTCCCAGCATACGATGTCCGGTTATCCATTCTTGGCCATATCCAGCGCGGAGGAAAGCCAACCTGTATGGACCGTGTATTGGCAAGCCGATTGGGTGTTGCTGCTGTTGAAGGACTGTTGGAAGGCCGTAAAGGTGAAATGGCCGGACTGATTTGCGGAAATGTCCAATTCACACCGTTCAATAAGGCAATCAAACACATTGATAAGATTAATGAAAATCTAACACGAATCGTCGAAATTCTTTCGTTGTAA
- a CDS encoding VOC family protein, whose protein sequence is MLNLKGVHHIAIICSDYQRSKHFYTEILGLEILQEVFREERNSYKLDLALAGDYTIELFSFPDPPQRPSFPEACGLRHLAFRVDNIQEQILDLEKYGIKTEPIRVDESSNKQFTFFADPDGLPIELYED, encoded by the coding sequence ATGTTAAACCTGAAAGGTGTCCACCATATTGCGATTATCTGTAGCGATTACCAACGGTCCAAGCACTTCTACACGGAAATCCTGGGTCTGGAGATCCTGCAGGAAGTCTTCCGGGAAGAACGCAACTCCTACAAATTGGACCTGGCCCTGGCGGGTGACTATACCATTGAACTCTTTTCTTTTCCTGATCCACCGCAGCGCCCCAGCTTTCCTGAAGCCTGTGGTTTGCGCCACTTGGCCTTCCGTGTGGACAATATTCAGGAACAGATTCTTGACTTGGAAAAATACGGGATAAAGACAGAGCCCATCCGAGTGGACGAAAGCAGCAATAAACAATTTACCTTTTTCGCCGACCCCGATGGGCTCCCTATAGAACTTTATGAAGATTAA
- the pafA gene encoding alkaline phosphatase PafA yields the protein MIKKLNISLLFLLFCTMLSAQVERPKLVVGLMVDQMRWDYLYRFADRYGNDGFKRLLREGFSCENTMISYVPTFTAIGHSSVYTGSVPSIHGIAGNDWIEQQTGESMYCTQDDAVAGVGTTEKEGKQSPRNLLASTVTDQLKLGTNFHSKVIGIAIKDRGGILPAGHFADAAYWFEAKSGDWISSTYYMEDLPQWVKNFNKQKLADKYLKQDWNTLYPIETYKANSIDDDNEYEGKWAGEETAAFPRKTSLLMKDAGYELIKSTPFGNTITLDLAKEAIKNEQLGNNPEKATDFLCVSLSATDYVGHRYSLSSVEIEDIYLRLDQELAAFFTYLDKAVGKGNYTFFLTADHAASYNSRYFMDMRGNGGYFFSRQLQRTMNDELKEEFGTENLIISLLNYQVHLNYAAIEKNKLDEEAIKKSIIKKLRHEDGVAYVVDMEGGENMMVPETIREKIINGYNRKRSGAIQIITEPQWYDGTPRSTGTTHGTWTPYDSHIPLVFMGWGIKHGKTNKVVHVTDIAPTLSSLLHVMEPNGSIGEPIVDVLQK from the coding sequence ATGATTAAAAAGTTGAATATATCGTTATTGTTCCTGCTGTTCTGCACCATGTTGTCGGCACAGGTGGAACGTCCAAAGTTAGTGGTTGGCCTCATGGTCGATCAGATGCGCTGGGATTACCTGTACCGTTTTGCCGATCGTTACGGCAATGATGGCTTTAAGCGCTTGTTGCGCGAAGGGTTCTCTTGCGAGAATACCATGATCAGTTATGTGCCAACCTTTACGGCCATCGGTCATAGCTCCGTGTATACGGGGTCTGTTCCTTCCATCCACGGCATTGCCGGGAACGATTGGATCGAGCAACAGACCGGCGAGTCCATGTACTGTACGCAAGACGATGCGGTAGCAGGCGTGGGCACCACCGAAAAGGAAGGAAAGCAGTCGCCAAGGAATCTCCTGGCTTCTACCGTTACGGATCAGTTGAAGTTGGGTACGAATTTCCATTCCAAGGTGATCGGAATCGCCATTAAGGACCGGGGCGGTATTCTTCCGGCAGGACACTTTGCCGATGCAGCCTATTGGTTCGAAGCCAAATCCGGAGATTGGATTTCAAGCACCTACTATATGGAAGACCTGCCGCAGTGGGTAAAGAACTTCAATAAACAGAAACTGGCTGATAAATACCTGAAGCAGGATTGGAATACCTTGTATCCAATTGAAACCTATAAAGCCAACAGTATCGATGACGATAACGAGTACGAAGGTAAATGGGCAGGTGAGGAAACGGCAGCATTCCCGCGTAAAACTTCCCTATTGATGAAGGACGCAGGCTATGAATTGATCAAATCCACCCCTTTCGGCAATACCATTACCCTGGATTTGGCGAAAGAAGCCATTAAGAACGAGCAATTGGGGAACAATCCGGAAAAGGCGACCGACTTTCTTTGTGTAAGTCTTTCAGCAACGGATTATGTCGGACACCGCTATTCCCTCTCGTCCGTAGAAATCGAGGATATCTACCTGCGTTTGGATCAGGAATTGGCGGCTTTCTTCACATACTTGGATAAAGCCGTTGGCAAAGGCAATTACACCTTTTTCTTAACGGCTGACCACGCTGCATCCTATAACTCCCGATATTTTATGGATATGCGTGGAAATGGAGGGTATTTTTTCTCCCGTCAGTTGCAACGCACCATGAACGATGAACTAAAAGAGGAATTTGGTACTGAAAACCTGATCATTTCCCTATTGAATTACCAGGTTCACTTGAATTATGCCGCGATTGAGAAGAACAAGTTGGATGAAGAAGCGATCAAGAAATCCATCATCAAGAAGTTGCGCCATGAAGACGGTGTAGCATACGTCGTGGATATGGAAGGTGGGGAGAACATGATGGTCCCGGAGACGATTCGTGAAAAGATCATCAACGGATATAACCGCAAACGTAGTGGCGCGATCCAGATCATCACTGAACCACAGTGGTACGACGGCACGCCGCGTTCCACAGGTACTACGCACGGCACCTGGACACCTTACGATTCCCATATTCCTTTGGTATTCATGGGGTGGGGGATCAAGCACGGCAAAACCAACAAGGTGGTCCATGTCACGGATATTGCACCGACACTGTCCTCGCTGTTGCACGTGATGGAACCAAATGGATCGATCGGTGAGCCGATTGTGGACGTTTTACAGAAATAA
- a CDS encoding IS3 family transposase, producing the protein MGIRLICGLFGKTRHAYYDRQWRVQDVGLKDEIILQHVLRIRSEQKRIGTRKLLHMLAGPLQEHGIRIGRDYLFALMREHSLQIRVRKRKAVTTDSRHWMKKYRNLIKELAVERPEQVWVSDITYVQLNRRWGYLSLVTDAYSRKIVGWAFRGDLSAQGCIDALQMALQQRQYPGKGLIHHSDRGSQYCSKGYVDILRTNGIGVSMTENGDPYENAIAERVNGILKAEFDLYASQSGLRETTRKIRENIRVYNNLRPHASCDYLTPEQAHMRSGALRKRWRPKKYPIVQKEFV; encoded by the coding sequence ATGGGGATCCGTTTGATCTGCGGACTGTTTGGCAAAACAAGGCATGCGTACTATGACCGCCAGTGGCGGGTGCAGGATGTCGGACTGAAGGACGAGATCATCCTGCAGCACGTGCTGCGGATACGCAGCGAACAGAAGAGGATCGGTACCCGGAAGCTGCTCCATATGCTCGCCGGCCCCCTGCAGGAACATGGGATCAGGATCGGCCGCGACTATCTCTTCGCCCTGATGAGGGAGCATTCCCTACAGATCAGGGTCAGGAAGAGGAAGGCGGTCACCACCGATTCGCGGCACTGGATGAAGAAGTACAGAAACCTGATAAAGGAACTTGCGGTCGAGCGCCCCGAGCAGGTCTGGGTAAGCGACATCACCTATGTACAGCTCAACCGGCGCTGGGGATATCTGAGCCTGGTCACCGATGCCTATTCCAGAAAGATAGTGGGCTGGGCGTTCAGGGGCGACCTCTCGGCACAGGGATGTATCGATGCCCTGCAGATGGCACTGCAGCAGAGGCAGTATCCGGGAAAGGGACTCATACACCACTCCGATCGGGGTTCGCAGTACTGTAGCAAAGGCTATGTGGATATCCTACGCACCAACGGGATCGGGGTCAGCATGACCGAGAACGGGGATCCCTATGAGAATGCGATAGCCGAACGGGTGAACGGCATACTGAAGGCGGAGTTTGACCTCTACGCATCACAGAGTGGCCTGAGGGAGACCACAAGAAAGATCAGGGAGAACATCAGGGTATACAACAACCTAAGGCCCCACGCGAGCTGTGATTACCTCACACCTGAACAGGCACATATGAGGTCAGGTGCGCTGAGAAAGAGATGGAGACCGAAAAAATATCCAATAGTGCAGAAAGAGTTTGTATAG
- the uvrA gene encoding excinuclease ABC subunit UvrA produces the protein MQKSANHSPKTHIQIKGARVNNLKNIDVDIPKNQLVVITGMSGSGKSSLAFDTLYAEGQRRYVESLSSYARQFMGRMNKPDVDYIKGIAPAIAIEQKVISSNPRSTVGTSTEIYDYLKLLFARIGRTISPVSGKEVHKDSVSSIVDRILSYPDDTTVTIYSPLIPTNNRKLKEELSLLLQKGFVRIKHQDTIKKIETIIDDKAIANTAFKEGELFIVIDRVVLDHTDDTINRLADSVQTAYYEGKGNCVVEIGEDSFSFSDKFELDGIIFEEPTPNFFSFNNPYGACKRCEGYGKIIGIDPDLVVPDKSRSVFDGAIAPWRGEKMGAWLDKLVRSAIKFDFPIHRAYNELTKAQQELLWNGNKYFRGLNDFFAELEEQTYKIQYRVMLSRYRGKTDCPECKGTRLRNDATYVKINGHSITDVVLLPLDKALALFQNLDLTENEAVIAKRLLAEITNRLQFLSDVGLSYLTLNRLSNSLSGGESQRINLATSLGSSLVGSIYVLDEPSIGLHPRDTQRLIGVLKSLRDAGNTVIVVEHEQEMMEAADYLIDIGPEAGIHGGELVFAGTYKEILKDKKSLTGQYLGEDRSIEVPAKRRKWNESIRINGARENNLQNITVDFPLNVFTVVSGVSGSGKTSLVKRILYPALQKSIGSYSGEQTGLFDGIEGALDQVEQVEMVDQNPIGRSTRSNPVTYVKAWDEIRALYASLPSAKANGLKPSAFSFNVDGGRCEVCQGEGVVKIEMQFMADIILPCEACDGKRFKQHVLDVQYKEKSVSDILDLSVDEAIEFFADQPKILAKLSPLQEVGLGYVKLGQSSSTLSGGEAQRIKLASFLIKGNNQKKTLFIFDEPTTGLHFHDISKLLKAFNALIALGNSVLVIEHNLDMIKSADWVIDIGPEGGEKGGKLVFAGTPEDLVKNKDSYTGDYLKRHLNP, from the coding sequence ATGCAAAAAAGTGCAAATCATTCGCCTAAAACTCACATCCAAATCAAGGGTGCCCGAGTAAACAACCTGAAAAACATTGATGTCGATATTCCTAAGAATCAGTTGGTTGTCATTACTGGGATGTCCGGATCCGGAAAGTCATCGCTGGCATTCGATACCCTGTATGCAGAGGGCCAACGCCGTTACGTAGAAAGCCTTTCTTCCTATGCCCGTCAATTTATGGGGCGGATGAATAAACCCGATGTGGATTACATCAAAGGCATTGCACCGGCTATTGCAATTGAGCAGAAAGTCATCTCCAGCAACCCCAGGTCTACCGTAGGTACTTCAACGGAAATTTATGATTACCTGAAGCTCTTATTTGCTCGGATCGGACGCACCATATCGCCGGTATCGGGAAAAGAAGTGCACAAGGACAGTGTAAGCTCCATCGTGGATCGCATTTTGTCCTATCCGGATGATACAACGGTTACCATCTATAGCCCCTTAATCCCTACGAACAATAGAAAACTCAAGGAAGAACTTTCCTTGTTGCTGCAAAAGGGATTCGTACGGATCAAGCATCAGGATACCATTAAGAAAATCGAAACCATCATCGACGATAAAGCTATTGCGAATACCGCCTTTAAGGAAGGTGAGCTATTTATCGTTATTGACCGCGTTGTGCTGGATCATACGGATGATACCATCAACCGCCTGGCCGATTCGGTGCAGACGGCCTACTATGAGGGCAAGGGAAATTGTGTGGTTGAAATTGGGGAGGACTCCTTTTCCTTTTCGGACAAGTTTGAATTGGATGGGATAATCTTCGAAGAACCAACCCCAAACTTTTTCAGTTTCAACAACCCGTATGGCGCCTGTAAGCGTTGTGAGGGGTACGGTAAAATTATCGGTATCGATCCGGATCTGGTGGTGCCTGATAAGAGCCGATCAGTATTTGATGGGGCGATTGCACCTTGGCGTGGTGAAAAGATGGGAGCGTGGCTCGATAAATTGGTCCGCTCAGCGATCAAGTTTGATTTTCCGATCCATCGCGCCTATAATGAATTAACAAAAGCACAACAGGAACTCCTGTGGAACGGAAACAAATACTTCCGCGGGCTCAATGATTTCTTCGCGGAACTGGAAGAACAAACCTATAAGATCCAGTACCGCGTCATGTTATCCCGATATCGTGGGAAAACGGACTGTCCGGAATGTAAGGGTACGCGCTTACGGAATGATGCAACCTACGTCAAGATCAATGGCCACTCCATTACAGACGTCGTGTTATTGCCTTTGGATAAAGCTTTGGCCCTTTTCCAAAACCTGGACCTTACCGAGAATGAAGCAGTCATCGCCAAGCGGCTGTTAGCAGAGATTACCAACAGGTTGCAATTCCTGAGCGATGTAGGTCTGAGCTACCTGACGCTGAACCGCCTGAGCAACAGTCTTTCAGGTGGAGAATCGCAGCGTATCAACCTGGCAACATCCCTGGGAAGTTCGCTGGTTGGATCGATCTATGTATTGGACGAGCCGAGTATCGGTCTGCACCCTCGCGATACCCAGCGCCTGATCGGTGTGCTGAAATCCCTGCGTGATGCGGGGAATACCGTGATTGTGGTGGAACATGAGCAGGAGATGATGGAAGCGGCAGATTACCTAATCGATATCGGCCCGGAAGCGGGCATCCATGGCGGTGAGCTGGTTTTTGCCGGCACCTATAAAGAGATTTTAAAAGATAAAAAAAGCCTTACAGGGCAATATTTGGGGGAAGACCGATCCATTGAAGTCCCAGCAAAACGACGGAAATGGAATGAAAGTATCCGCATCAACGGGGCTCGGGAGAATAACCTCCAGAACATCACCGTAGATTTTCCACTCAATGTATTTACGGTCGTATCGGGTGTTTCTGGTTCGGGAAAGACATCCTTGGTGAAACGCATCCTCTACCCGGCATTACAGAAGTCGATAGGTTCCTATTCGGGTGAACAGACCGGGCTTTTCGACGGTATCGAAGGCGCGCTGGACCAAGTGGAACAGGTGGAGATGGTGGACCAGAACCCTATCGGGCGATCCACGCGTTCCAATCCGGTAACCTATGTTAAAGCCTGGGACGAAATCCGTGCGCTGTATGCTTCCCTGCCTTCGGCAAAAGCCAATGGCCTGAAACCGTCGGCATTCTCTTTCAATGTGGATGGAGGGCGCTGTGAGGTCTGCCAAGGGGAAGGTGTGGTTAAGATTGAGATGCAATTTATGGCGGATATTATCCTGCCTTGTGAAGCCTGTGATGGAAAGCGTTTCAAGCAGCATGTCCTGGACGTGCAATACAAGGAAAAATCGGTTTCGGATATCCTGGACCTGAGTGTGGATGAAGCGATCGAATTCTTTGCTGATCAACCAAAGATATTGGCGAAACTGTCGCCGCTGCAGGAAGTGGGGCTAGGCTATGTGAAGTTGGGTCAGTCTTCCAGCACGCTGTCAGGGGGAGAAGCCCAACGGATTAAATTGGCATCTTTCCTAATCAAAGGAAATAACCAGAAAAAAACGCTCTTTATCTTCGACGAACCTACAACGGGTTTACATTTCCACGATATAAGCAAGCTCCTGAAGGCCTTCAACGCACTGATTGCCCTCGGTAATTCCGTCTTGGTAATCGAGCATAACCTCGACATGATCAAGTCTGCAGATTGGGTGATCGATATCGGTCCCGAAGGTGGTGAAAAAGGCGGTAAATTGGTGTTTGCTGGCACACCTGAAGACTTGGTGAAAAACAAAGATTCGTATACTGGGGATTATCTGAAAAGACACCTGAATCCTTAA